One genomic segment of Mycolicibacterium chubuense NBB4 includes these proteins:
- a CDS encoding DNA polymerase III subunits gamma/tau, which produces MALYRKYRPATFAEVVGQEHVTEPLSTALNSGRINHAYLFSGPRGCGKTSSARILARSLNCEQGPTATPCGVCDSCVALAPNGPGNVDVVELDAASHGGVDDTRELRDRAFYAPAQSRYRIFIVDEAHMVTTAGFNALLKIVEEPPDHLIFVFATTEPEKVLPTIRSRTHHYPFRLLAPRTMRTLIEKIVASESVEVDDAVYPLVIRAGGGSPRDTLSVLDQLLAGAEGNKVAYQRALSLLGATDVALIDDAIDALAAGDAAALFGAVEGVIDAGHDPRRFATDLLERFRDLIVLQAVPDAVARGVVDGPEDVLERMREQASRLGTATLTRYAEVVHAGLGEMRGATAPRLLLEVVCARLLLPSASDTEAALLQRVERIETRLDMSIPAGENGGAAGAVADAAPPKQYVRKTQAPAEPAPEPPRPPAPAPAPKKFDRQPDSPPPMPPPAAPAVEAPAATPAAAVATGEPNAAAVRSMWTTVREKVRERSRTTEVMLAGAIVRAVDGDTLVLSHESAPLARRLTEQRNSDVIREALKDALGVNWKIRCETGTAPASQPAAPEQRRAAAEPPPPPPEEDEESMLAEAGNSDPAAPRRDPEEAALELLQSELGARRIDG; this is translated from the coding sequence GTGGCTCTCTACCGCAAGTACCGACCGGCAACTTTCGCTGAAGTCGTCGGCCAGGAACACGTCACCGAGCCGCTGTCGACGGCGCTGAACTCCGGCCGGATCAACCACGCCTACCTGTTCTCCGGCCCGCGCGGCTGCGGCAAGACCTCCTCGGCGCGCATTCTCGCGCGCTCGCTGAACTGCGAGCAGGGCCCGACGGCGACGCCGTGCGGCGTCTGCGACTCCTGCGTGGCGCTGGCGCCGAACGGGCCGGGCAACGTCGACGTCGTCGAGCTCGACGCCGCCAGTCACGGCGGTGTCGACGACACCCGCGAGCTGCGTGATCGCGCGTTCTACGCGCCGGCCCAGTCGCGCTACCGCATCTTCATCGTCGACGAGGCGCACATGGTCACCACGGCCGGCTTCAACGCCTTGCTCAAGATCGTGGAGGAGCCGCCGGACCACCTCATCTTCGTGTTCGCCACCACCGAACCGGAGAAGGTGCTGCCCACCATCCGCTCGCGCACGCATCACTATCCGTTCCGGTTGCTCGCGCCGCGCACCATGCGCACGCTGATCGAGAAGATCGTCGCCTCCGAGAGCGTGGAGGTCGACGACGCGGTGTATCCGCTGGTCATCCGCGCCGGCGGCGGTTCGCCCCGCGACACGCTGTCGGTGCTCGACCAGCTACTGGCAGGCGCGGAGGGCAACAAGGTCGCCTATCAGCGCGCGCTGTCCCTGCTGGGGGCGACCGACGTCGCCCTGATCGACGACGCGATCGACGCCCTCGCCGCCGGTGATGCGGCGGCCCTGTTCGGCGCGGTGGAAGGGGTCATCGACGCCGGACACGACCCGCGCCGCTTCGCCACCGATCTGCTCGAGCGGTTCCGCGACCTGATCGTCCTGCAGGCGGTGCCCGACGCGGTCGCGCGCGGCGTCGTGGACGGACCGGAGGACGTCCTGGAGCGGATGCGCGAACAGGCGTCGCGGCTCGGCACCGCGACGCTCACCCGCTACGCCGAAGTGGTGCACGCCGGGCTCGGGGAGATGCGGGGCGCGACCGCGCCGCGGCTGCTGCTGGAGGTGGTGTGCGCCCGCCTGCTGCTGCCCTCGGCCAGCGACACCGAAGCGGCCCTGCTGCAGCGGGTCGAACGCATCGAAACCCGGCTCGACATGTCGATCCCCGCCGGCGAGAACGGCGGGGCGGCCGGCGCCGTCGCGGACGCGGCACCACCGAAGCAGTATGTCCGCAAGACGCAGGCGCCGGCCGAACCTGCGCCGGAGCCGCCGCGCCCGCCCGCACCTGCGCCCGCTCCGAAAAAGTTTGACCGGCAACCTGATTCGCCGCCACCGATGCCGCCGCCCGCCGCGCCGGCCGTGGAAGCGCCCGCCGCAACGCCGGCAGCCGCGGTCGCGACCGGCGAACCCAACGCCGCCGCGGTGCGCAGCATGTGGACCACGGTGCGGGAGAAGGTCCGCGAACGCAGCCGCACCACGGAGGTGATGCTCGCGGGCGCCATCGTGCGTGCCGTCGACGGCGACACCCTGGTGCTGAGCCACGAGTCGGCGCCGCTGGCCCGCCGGCTGACCGAGCAGCGCAACTCCGACGTGATCCGGGAGGCGCTCAAGGACGCCCTGGGCGTCAACTGGAAGATCCGCTGCGAGACCGGCACTGCACCCGCATCGCAGCCGGCGGCTCCGGAGCAGCGGCGGGCTGCGGCCGAACCGCCTCCGCCGCCGCCGGAAGAGGACGAGGAGAGCATGCTCGCCGAGGCCGGCAACTCCGACCCCGCAGCGCCCCGCCGCGATCCCGAAGAGGCGGCGCTCGAGTTGCTGCAGAGCGAGCTGGGCGCCCGCCGTATCGACGGCTAG
- a CDS encoding aminotransferase class I/II-fold pyridoxal phosphate-dependent enzyme — MSFQSLGRDELLAQHELQQQNYAELKARGLRLDLTRGKPSPAQLDLSNGLLALPGTGKDSFRDGEGTDTRNYGGLHGLPELRAIFGELLGIPVPNLIAGNNASLEFMHDVVVYSLLHGGVDSPRPWIDDLRDGTGVKFLCPSPGYDRHFAITESLGIEMITVPMREDGPDVDLIEELVAVDPAIKGMWCVPVYSNPTGTTYSWEVVRRLVQMNTAASDFRLMWDNAYAVHTLTHDFVRQVDVLGLAAAANHANRPLVFASTSKITFAGAGVSFLGGSLGNIAWYLQHAGKKSIGPDKVNQLRHLRFFGDADGVRVHMRRHQELLAPKFALVGEILDDRLGESKIASWTEPKGGYFVSLDVLPGTAKRTVALAKDAGIAVTEAGASFPYRKDPDDKNIRIAPTFPGIDDLRAAIDGLSTCALLSATEHLLSPAAEK; from the coding sequence GTGTCGTTTCAGTCCCTGGGCCGCGACGAACTGCTCGCCCAGCACGAGCTGCAACAGCAGAACTACGCCGAACTCAAGGCGAGGGGTCTGCGCCTGGACCTGACGCGCGGCAAGCCCTCACCCGCCCAGCTCGACCTGTCCAACGGTCTGCTGGCGCTCCCGGGCACCGGCAAGGACTCGTTCCGCGACGGGGAGGGCACCGACACCCGCAACTACGGCGGTCTGCACGGCTTGCCGGAGTTGCGCGCGATTTTCGGTGAGCTGCTGGGCATCCCGGTGCCGAACCTGATCGCCGGCAACAACGCCAGCCTGGAATTCATGCACGACGTCGTCGTCTACTCGCTGCTGCACGGCGGTGTCGACTCACCCCGGCCGTGGATCGACGACCTGCGCGACGGCACCGGCGTGAAGTTCCTGTGTCCCTCGCCCGGCTACGACCGGCACTTCGCGATCACCGAGAGCCTCGGGATCGAGATGATCACCGTGCCGATGCGCGAGGACGGCCCCGACGTCGACCTGATCGAGGAACTCGTCGCGGTGGACCCGGCCATCAAGGGCATGTGGTGCGTGCCGGTGTACTCCAACCCGACCGGCACCACCTACTCCTGGGAGGTGGTCCGCCGGCTGGTCCAGATGAACACGGCGGCAAGCGATTTCCGGCTGATGTGGGACAACGCCTACGCCGTGCACACGCTCACGCACGATTTCGTCCGGCAGGTCGACGTCCTGGGCCTGGCGGCAGCGGCCAACCACGCCAACCGGCCGCTGGTCTTCGCCTCCACGTCGAAGATCACCTTCGCCGGGGCCGGGGTCAGCTTCCTGGGCGGCTCCCTGGGCAACATCGCGTGGTACCTGCAGCATGCGGGCAAGAAGTCGATCGGTCCGGACAAGGTCAACCAGCTGCGTCACCTGCGATTCTTCGGCGACGCCGATGGTGTCCGCGTGCACATGCGGCGCCACCAGGAGCTGCTGGCCCCGAAATTCGCACTGGTCGGTGAGATCCTGGACGACCGGCTGGGCGAGTCGAAGATCGCATCCTGGACCGAGCCCAAGGGCGGCTACTTCGTCAGCCTCGACGTGCTGCCCGGTACCGCGAAGCGCACGGTGGCACTGGCCAAGGACGCCGGCATCGCGGTGACCGAGGCCGGTGCCTCGTTCCCCTACCGAAAAGATCCGGACGACAAGAACATTCGCATCGCGCCGACGTTTCCCGGGATCGACGACCTGCGGGCCGCGATCGACGGGCTGTCGACCTGTGCGCTGCTGTCGGCCACCGAGCATCTGCTGTCCCCGGCCGCCGAGAAGTAG